From the Scatophagus argus isolate fScaArg1 chromosome 21, fScaArg1.pri, whole genome shotgun sequence genome, one window contains:
- the ccdc189 gene encoding coiled-coil domain-containing protein 189 isoform X6, whose product MIVLCSVFGVDLPEPKRGVLLELYVHTVLFCRGRRFKKEQTSALLSIIKSIHEANVETPVNNIEYCFKYCKELLLCHSVRRPPFSINLFSSEEVNCILEYIHKSYVRHYKLYKYIFTPQAKLDLSLTYSGIPDQDEPTNHESSSPDAGNVMEKEAKAVPKTDGSPQTQGTSDVEPEGSTFGSKSELKALIEKEVREQMMFMSGQLDQQMKEITDQHNRALESPQLHNKAKQ is encoded by the exons ATG AT TGTTTTATGCAGTGTGTTTGGAGTTGACCTCCCTGAACCAAAAAGAGGAGTTCTGCTGGAGTTGTATGTGCACACAGTGCTGTTTTGTAGAGGACGCAGATTCAAAAAGGAACAAACTTCTGCTCTCCTGTCCATCATCAAGTCCATCCATGAGGCTAACGTAG AAACTCCAGTCAACAATATAGAATACTGTTTCAAATACTGCAAGGAGCTGCTTCTTTGTCACTCTGTCAGG CGACCTCCCTTTAGCATCAACCTCTTCAGCTCTGAGGAGGTGAACTGTATCTTAGAGTACATCCATAAAAGCTATGTGAGACATTACAAACTctacaaatatattttcactcCACAG GCAAAACTTGATTTATCTTTGACTTATTCTGGGATCCCAGACCAGGATGAACCTACCAATCACGAATCTTCTTCTCCAG ATGCTGGAAATGTGATGGAAAAAGAAGCCAAAGCAGTGCCAAAGACAGATGGCTCTCCTCAAACACAGGGAACTTCTGACGTAGAGCCAGAGGGATCCACATTTG GTTCAAAATCAGAACTGAAGGCGCTGATCGAGAAAGAGGTCAGAGAGCAGATGATGTTTATGTCTGGACAACTAGATcagcaaatgaaagaaattacaGATCAGCACAACAGAGCACTAGAATCTCCACAGCTCCACAACAAGGCCAAACAATAG
- the ccdc189 gene encoding coiled-coil domain-containing protein 189 isoform X3 encodes MDTKLTAPETRKAKVMLWTDVSYHDMEEIDKRRSIPDLESVLCSVFGVDLPEPKRGVLLELYVHTVLFCRGRRFKKEQTSALLSIIKSIHEANVETPVNNIEYCFKYCKELLLCHSVRRPPFSINLFSSEEVNCILEYIHKSYAKLDLSLTYSGIPDQDEPTNHESSSPDAGNVMEKEAKAVPKTDGSPQTQGTSDVEPEGSTFGSKSELKALIEKEVREQMMFMSGQLDQQMKEITDQHNRALESPQLHNKAKQ; translated from the exons ATGGATACGAAACTGACG GCACCGGAGACGCGGAAAGCTAAAGTGATGCTATG GACAGATGTAAGCTACCATGACATGGAGGAGATCGACAAAAGGAGGTCCATTCCTGATCTGGAGag TGTTTTATGCAGTGTGTTTGGAGTTGACCTCCCTGAACCAAAAAGAGGAGTTCTGCTGGAGTTGTATGTGCACACAGTGCTGTTTTGTAGAGGACGCAGATTCAAAAAGGAACAAACTTCTGCTCTCCTGTCCATCATCAAGTCCATCCATGAGGCTAACGTAG AAACTCCAGTCAACAATATAGAATACTGTTTCAAATACTGCAAGGAGCTGCTTCTTTGTCACTCTGTCAGG CGACCTCCCTTTAGCATCAACCTCTTCAGCTCTGAGGAGGTGAACTGTATCTTAGAGTACATCCATAAAAGCTAT GCAAAACTTGATTTATCTTTGACTTATTCTGGGATCCCAGACCAGGATGAACCTACCAATCACGAATCTTCTTCTCCAG ATGCTGGAAATGTGATGGAAAAAGAAGCCAAAGCAGTGCCAAAGACAGATGGCTCTCCTCAAACACAGGGAACTTCTGACGTAGAGCCAGAGGGATCCACATTTG GTTCAAAATCAGAACTGAAGGCGCTGATCGAGAAAGAGGTCAGAGAGCAGATGATGTTTATGTCTGGACAACTAGATcagcaaatgaaagaaattacaGATCAGCACAACAGAGCACTAGAATCTCCACAGCTCCACAACAAGGCCAAACAATAG
- the ccdc189 gene encoding coiled-coil domain-containing protein 189 isoform X1, with protein sequence MDTKLTAPETRKAKVMLWTDVSYHDMEEIDKRRSIPDLESVLCSVFGVDLPEPKRGVLLELYVHTVLFCRGRRFKKEQTSALLSIIKSIHEANVETPVNNIEYCFKYCKELLLCHSVRRPPFSINLFSSEEVNCILEYIHKSYVRHYKLYKYIFTPQAKLDLSLTYSGIPDQDEPTNHESSSPDAGNVMEKEAKAVPKTDGSPQTQGTSDVEPEGSTFGSKSELKALIEKEVREQMMFMSGQLDQQMKEITDQHNRALESPQLHNKAKQ encoded by the exons ATGGATACGAAACTGACG GCACCGGAGACGCGGAAAGCTAAAGTGATGCTATG GACAGATGTAAGCTACCATGACATGGAGGAGATCGACAAAAGGAGGTCCATTCCTGATCTGGAGag TGTTTTATGCAGTGTGTTTGGAGTTGACCTCCCTGAACCAAAAAGAGGAGTTCTGCTGGAGTTGTATGTGCACACAGTGCTGTTTTGTAGAGGACGCAGATTCAAAAAGGAACAAACTTCTGCTCTCCTGTCCATCATCAAGTCCATCCATGAGGCTAACGTAG AAACTCCAGTCAACAATATAGAATACTGTTTCAAATACTGCAAGGAGCTGCTTCTTTGTCACTCTGTCAGG CGACCTCCCTTTAGCATCAACCTCTTCAGCTCTGAGGAGGTGAACTGTATCTTAGAGTACATCCATAAAAGCTATGTGAGACATTACAAACTctacaaatatattttcactcCACAG GCAAAACTTGATTTATCTTTGACTTATTCTGGGATCCCAGACCAGGATGAACCTACCAATCACGAATCTTCTTCTCCAG ATGCTGGAAATGTGATGGAAAAAGAAGCCAAAGCAGTGCCAAAGACAGATGGCTCTCCTCAAACACAGGGAACTTCTGACGTAGAGCCAGAGGGATCCACATTTG GTTCAAAATCAGAACTGAAGGCGCTGATCGAGAAAGAGGTCAGAGAGCAGATGATGTTTATGTCTGGACAACTAGATcagcaaatgaaagaaattacaGATCAGCACAACAGAGCACTAGAATCTCCACAGCTCCACAACAAGGCCAAACAATAG
- the ccdc189 gene encoding coiled-coil domain-containing protein 189 isoform X2: protein MDTKLTAPETRKAKVMLWTDVSYHDMEEIDKRSVLCSVFGVDLPEPKRGVLLELYVHTVLFCRGRRFKKEQTSALLSIIKSIHEANVETPVNNIEYCFKYCKELLLCHSVRRPPFSINLFSSEEVNCILEYIHKSYVRHYKLYKYIFTPQAKLDLSLTYSGIPDQDEPTNHESSSPDAGNVMEKEAKAVPKTDGSPQTQGTSDVEPEGSTFGSKSELKALIEKEVREQMMFMSGQLDQQMKEITDQHNRALESPQLHNKAKQ from the exons ATGGATACGAAACTGACG GCACCGGAGACGCGGAAAGCTAAAGTGATGCTATG GACAGATGTAAGCTACCATGACATGGAGGAGATCGACAAAAGGAG TGTTTTATGCAGTGTGTTTGGAGTTGACCTCCCTGAACCAAAAAGAGGAGTTCTGCTGGAGTTGTATGTGCACACAGTGCTGTTTTGTAGAGGACGCAGATTCAAAAAGGAACAAACTTCTGCTCTCCTGTCCATCATCAAGTCCATCCATGAGGCTAACGTAG AAACTCCAGTCAACAATATAGAATACTGTTTCAAATACTGCAAGGAGCTGCTTCTTTGTCACTCTGTCAGG CGACCTCCCTTTAGCATCAACCTCTTCAGCTCTGAGGAGGTGAACTGTATCTTAGAGTACATCCATAAAAGCTATGTGAGACATTACAAACTctacaaatatattttcactcCACAG GCAAAACTTGATTTATCTTTGACTTATTCTGGGATCCCAGACCAGGATGAACCTACCAATCACGAATCTTCTTCTCCAG ATGCTGGAAATGTGATGGAAAAAGAAGCCAAAGCAGTGCCAAAGACAGATGGCTCTCCTCAAACACAGGGAACTTCTGACGTAGAGCCAGAGGGATCCACATTTG GTTCAAAATCAGAACTGAAGGCGCTGATCGAGAAAGAGGTCAGAGAGCAGATGATGTTTATGTCTGGACAACTAGATcagcaaatgaaagaaattacaGATCAGCACAACAGAGCACTAGAATCTCCACAGCTCCACAACAAGGCCAAACAATAG
- the ccdc189 gene encoding coiled-coil domain-containing protein 189 isoform X4: protein MEEIDKRRSIPDLESVLCSVFGVDLPEPKRGVLLELYVHTVLFCRGRRFKKEQTSALLSIIKSIHEANVETPVNNIEYCFKYCKELLLCHSVRRPPFSINLFSSEEVNCILEYIHKSYVRHYKLYKYIFTPQAKLDLSLTYSGIPDQDEPTNHESSSPDAGNVMEKEAKAVPKTDGSPQTQGTSDVEPEGSTFGSKSELKALIEKEVREQMMFMSGQLDQQMKEITDQHNRALESPQLHNKAKQ from the exons ATGGAGGAGATCGACAAAAGGAGGTCCATTCCTGATCTGGAGag TGTTTTATGCAGTGTGTTTGGAGTTGACCTCCCTGAACCAAAAAGAGGAGTTCTGCTGGAGTTGTATGTGCACACAGTGCTGTTTTGTAGAGGACGCAGATTCAAAAAGGAACAAACTTCTGCTCTCCTGTCCATCATCAAGTCCATCCATGAGGCTAACGTAG AAACTCCAGTCAACAATATAGAATACTGTTTCAAATACTGCAAGGAGCTGCTTCTTTGTCACTCTGTCAGG CGACCTCCCTTTAGCATCAACCTCTTCAGCTCTGAGGAGGTGAACTGTATCTTAGAGTACATCCATAAAAGCTATGTGAGACATTACAAACTctacaaatatattttcactcCACAG GCAAAACTTGATTTATCTTTGACTTATTCTGGGATCCCAGACCAGGATGAACCTACCAATCACGAATCTTCTTCTCCAG ATGCTGGAAATGTGATGGAAAAAGAAGCCAAAGCAGTGCCAAAGACAGATGGCTCTCCTCAAACACAGGGAACTTCTGACGTAGAGCCAGAGGGATCCACATTTG GTTCAAAATCAGAACTGAAGGCGCTGATCGAGAAAGAGGTCAGAGAGCAGATGATGTTTATGTCTGGACAACTAGATcagcaaatgaaagaaattacaGATCAGCACAACAGAGCACTAGAATCTCCACAGCTCCACAACAAGGCCAAACAATAG
- the ccdc189 gene encoding coiled-coil domain-containing protein 189 isoform X5, whose amino-acid sequence MEEIDKRSVLCSVFGVDLPEPKRGVLLELYVHTVLFCRGRRFKKEQTSALLSIIKSIHEANVETPVNNIEYCFKYCKELLLCHSVRRPPFSINLFSSEEVNCILEYIHKSYVRHYKLYKYIFTPQAKLDLSLTYSGIPDQDEPTNHESSSPDAGNVMEKEAKAVPKTDGSPQTQGTSDVEPEGSTFGSKSELKALIEKEVREQMMFMSGQLDQQMKEITDQHNRALESPQLHNKAKQ is encoded by the exons ATGGAGGAGATCGACAAAAGGAG TGTTTTATGCAGTGTGTTTGGAGTTGACCTCCCTGAACCAAAAAGAGGAGTTCTGCTGGAGTTGTATGTGCACACAGTGCTGTTTTGTAGAGGACGCAGATTCAAAAAGGAACAAACTTCTGCTCTCCTGTCCATCATCAAGTCCATCCATGAGGCTAACGTAG AAACTCCAGTCAACAATATAGAATACTGTTTCAAATACTGCAAGGAGCTGCTTCTTTGTCACTCTGTCAGG CGACCTCCCTTTAGCATCAACCTCTTCAGCTCTGAGGAGGTGAACTGTATCTTAGAGTACATCCATAAAAGCTATGTGAGACATTACAAACTctacaaatatattttcactcCACAG GCAAAACTTGATTTATCTTTGACTTATTCTGGGATCCCAGACCAGGATGAACCTACCAATCACGAATCTTCTTCTCCAG ATGCTGGAAATGTGATGGAAAAAGAAGCCAAAGCAGTGCCAAAGACAGATGGCTCTCCTCAAACACAGGGAACTTCTGACGTAGAGCCAGAGGGATCCACATTTG GTTCAAAATCAGAACTGAAGGCGCTGATCGAGAAAGAGGTCAGAGAGCAGATGATGTTTATGTCTGGACAACTAGATcagcaaatgaaagaaattacaGATCAGCACAACAGAGCACTAGAATCTCCACAGCTCCACAACAAGGCCAAACAATAG
- the si:dkey-220f10.4 gene encoding tubby protein homolog isoform X1, whose product MEDSDIRQQKLENQRTLLMKKQQKKRADCQMVVANRDTRQKPKNRKHKATHSDETPLLISQSLSNTSLSDQVEHAHDNPLDEITLGECDMTMNMTLDEPLEKHVAPKKMNLEIDKEPEVKCEVESDAHVEEKKTRKKEVKKEKAKQMEQTDEKDMEKEKYKEKKAKKKDKVKESEDPQKTNKTTKQERKKKNSTQEKESVAEVASPKKNKRDDSDIEEEEESQTPVPQSPKRKKQLDTSRCQISDESKEEETQDKEQKGKKTNKEEKTTPSLASLNSNYREGSSSGSESNERSSSPMSVEDLEKFALRPAPRDVTIQCRVTRDRRGMEKGIYPTYYLHMEKEDGKRVFLMAGRKRKKCKTSNYLISTDPTNLSRDTSCYIGKLRSNVLGTKFTVYDGGENPEKKPFIKECESVRQELAAICYETNVLGFKGPRKMMVIIPGMLENDERVAIRPKNDLETLLVRHANGNTDKLVTLVNKSPSWNEQTQSYVLNFHGRVTQASVKNFQIIHPDNDDYIVMQFGRVAEDVFSMDYSFPLCALQAFAITLSSFDGKLACE is encoded by the exons ATGGAGGACTCAGACATCCGACAACAGAAGCTGGAAAACCAG CGAACCCTTTTGatgaaaaagcagcaaaagaagAGGGCTGATTGTCAGATGGTGGTAGCCAATCGGGACACTCGCCAAAAGCCAAAAAACCGAAAGCATAAAGCTACGCACTCTGATGAAACACCTCTGCTGATCAGCCAATCCCTGAGCAACACTTCACTTAGTG atCAAGTTGAACATGCCCATGATAACCCCTTGGATGAGATCACATTGGGTGAATGCGACATGACAATGAACATGACGTTGGATGAGCCTTTAGAGAAGCATGTTGCTCCCAAGAAAATGAACTTGGAAATCGACAAGGAGCCCGAGGTGAAGTGTGAAGTGGAGAGTGATGCtcatgtggaggaaaaaaagacaaggaagaaagaagtgaaaaaagaaaaagccaaac AGATGGAACAGACTGATGAAAAGGATATGGAGAAGGAAAAATACAAGGAGAAAAAAGctaagaagaaagacaaagtgaaagaatCTGAAGAcccacagaagacaaacaagacaacaaaacaagagcGTAAAA AAAAGAACTCAACCCAGGAGAAAGAGTCAGTGGCAGAGGTGGCAAGTCCAAAGAAGAATAAACGTGATGACAGTGACattgaggaggaagaggagtcccAGACACCTGTCCCACAGTCACctaagaggaaaaaacaactgGACACAT CCAGGTGCCAAATAAGTGACgagagcaaagaggaggaaaccCAGGACaaggaacaaaaaggaaaaaagacaaacaaagaagagaaaactacCCCAAGTCTGGCCTCCCTTAACTCCAACTACAGGGAGGGTTCATCCTCAGGCAGCGAATCTAATGAAAGA TCATCATCTCCGATGTCAGTGGAGGATCTTGAGAAATTTGCTTTGCGTCCAGCTCCCAGAGATGTGACGATCCAGTGTCGAGTGACCAGGGACAGGAGAGGCATGGAGAAAGGCATTTACCCGACTTACTACCTCCACATGGAGAAGGAGGATGGCAAGAGG GTGTTTCTAATGGCAGGCAGGAAAAGGAAGAAGTGCAAAACATCCAACTACCTCATTTCCACCGACCCAACAAATCTGTCCAGAGACACAAGCTGCTACATAGGAAAACTAAG GTCCAATGTTCTGGGTACAAAGTTCACAGTCTATGATGGGGGTGAAAACCCAGAGAAAAAGCCTTTCATCAAAGAGTGTGAATCGGTGCGGCAAGAGCTGGCAGCAATTTGCTAT GAGACAAATGTGCTGGGTTTTAAGGGCCCCAGGAAAATGATGGTGATCATCCCAGGCATGTTGGAGAACGACGAAAGAGTGGCGATTCGTccaaaaaat GACCTCGAGACTCTGCTGGTTCGCCATGCGAACggcaacacagacaaactggTCACCCTGGTGAACAAATCCCCAAGCTGGAACGAACAGACTCAGTCATACGTGCTTAACTTCCACGGACGTGTCACCCAGGCCTCCGTCAAGAACTTCCAGATCATCCACCCTGACAACG ACGATTACATAGTGATGCAGTTTGGTCGTGTAGCTGAGGACGTCTTCTCCATGGATTACAGCTTCCCTTTGTGTGCCCTGCAAGCCTTTGCCATCACCTTGTCGTCCTTTGATGGCAAACTGGCCTGTGAGTGA
- the si:dkey-220f10.4 gene encoding tubby protein isoform X2, whose translation MEDSDIRQQKLENQRTLLMKKQQKKRADCQMVVANRDTRQKPKNRKHKATHSDETPLLISQSLSNTSLSDQVEHAHDNPLDEITLGECDMTMNMTLDEPLEKHVAPKKMNLEIDKEPEVKCEVESDAHVEEKKTRKKEVKKEKAKQMEQTDEKDMEKEKYKEKKAKKKDKVKESEDPQKTNKTTKQEQKNSTQEKESVAEVASPKKNKRDDSDIEEEEESQTPVPQSPKRKKQLDTSRCQISDESKEEETQDKEQKGKKTNKEEKTTPSLASLNSNYREGSSSGSESNERSSSPMSVEDLEKFALRPAPRDVTIQCRVTRDRRGMEKGIYPTYYLHMEKEDGKRVFLMAGRKRKKCKTSNYLISTDPTNLSRDTSCYIGKLRSNVLGTKFTVYDGGENPEKKPFIKECESVRQELAAICYETNVLGFKGPRKMMVIIPGMLENDERVAIRPKNDLETLLVRHANGNTDKLVTLVNKSPSWNEQTQSYVLNFHGRVTQASVKNFQIIHPDNDDYIVMQFGRVAEDVFSMDYSFPLCALQAFAITLSSFDGKLACE comes from the exons ATGGAGGACTCAGACATCCGACAACAGAAGCTGGAAAACCAG CGAACCCTTTTGatgaaaaagcagcaaaagaagAGGGCTGATTGTCAGATGGTGGTAGCCAATCGGGACACTCGCCAAAAGCCAAAAAACCGAAAGCATAAAGCTACGCACTCTGATGAAACACCTCTGCTGATCAGCCAATCCCTGAGCAACACTTCACTTAGTG atCAAGTTGAACATGCCCATGATAACCCCTTGGATGAGATCACATTGGGTGAATGCGACATGACAATGAACATGACGTTGGATGAGCCTTTAGAGAAGCATGTTGCTCCCAAGAAAATGAACTTGGAAATCGACAAGGAGCCCGAGGTGAAGTGTGAAGTGGAGAGTGATGCtcatgtggaggaaaaaaagacaaggaagaaagaagtgaaaaaagaaaaagccaaac AGATGGAACAGACTGATGAAAAGGATATGGAGAAGGAAAAATACAAGGAGAAAAAAGctaagaagaaagacaaagtgaaagaatCTGAAGAcccacagaagacaaacaagacaacaaaacaagagc AAAAGAACTCAACCCAGGAGAAAGAGTCAGTGGCAGAGGTGGCAAGTCCAAAGAAGAATAAACGTGATGACAGTGACattgaggaggaagaggagtcccAGACACCTGTCCCACAGTCACctaagaggaaaaaacaactgGACACAT CCAGGTGCCAAATAAGTGACgagagcaaagaggaggaaaccCAGGACaaggaacaaaaaggaaaaaagacaaacaaagaagagaaaactacCCCAAGTCTGGCCTCCCTTAACTCCAACTACAGGGAGGGTTCATCCTCAGGCAGCGAATCTAATGAAAGA TCATCATCTCCGATGTCAGTGGAGGATCTTGAGAAATTTGCTTTGCGTCCAGCTCCCAGAGATGTGACGATCCAGTGTCGAGTGACCAGGGACAGGAGAGGCATGGAGAAAGGCATTTACCCGACTTACTACCTCCACATGGAGAAGGAGGATGGCAAGAGG GTGTTTCTAATGGCAGGCAGGAAAAGGAAGAAGTGCAAAACATCCAACTACCTCATTTCCACCGACCCAACAAATCTGTCCAGAGACACAAGCTGCTACATAGGAAAACTAAG GTCCAATGTTCTGGGTACAAAGTTCACAGTCTATGATGGGGGTGAAAACCCAGAGAAAAAGCCTTTCATCAAAGAGTGTGAATCGGTGCGGCAAGAGCTGGCAGCAATTTGCTAT GAGACAAATGTGCTGGGTTTTAAGGGCCCCAGGAAAATGATGGTGATCATCCCAGGCATGTTGGAGAACGACGAAAGAGTGGCGATTCGTccaaaaaat GACCTCGAGACTCTGCTGGTTCGCCATGCGAACggcaacacagacaaactggTCACCCTGGTGAACAAATCCCCAAGCTGGAACGAACAGACTCAGTCATACGTGCTTAACTTCCACGGACGTGTCACCCAGGCCTCCGTCAAGAACTTCCAGATCATCCACCCTGACAACG ACGATTACATAGTGATGCAGTTTGGTCGTGTAGCTGAGGACGTCTTCTCCATGGATTACAGCTTCCCTTTGTGTGCCCTGCAAGCCTTTGCCATCACCTTGTCGTCCTTTGATGGCAAACTGGCCTGTGAGTGA
- the LOC124052477 gene encoding interleukin-21 receptor, with protein sequence MYGPSGVMDWCSPPRMKLMTVFLIVSTNIVCLHGNPVTDVKHSLRCVNDYLLTINCSLSITPSAHTSGNNSSYWLTFTETFELEEFVCTLTNTKEDYFCSVKKPILVPDHHYAETFVDLDTFEISLCHNQSIGSETCEVLDEEYTPVTNIKPNSPCCLTVSHNSSQHHFTWKSTYEAYSPFTGLVDNLKYQLDYYKRGDKHNVISCEINTNSMSFSVDDEKLVPDSEYAARVRSSPNQAFYKGNWSDWSSEFHWKTPKQPAEKAGLAQVFIPLCVMVPLVLLLCYVPVKKWRQSAFIPTPAPYFHTLYNECQGDFKSWVVTLGKTADVLEAEETLQIDTLTKCTEIQKDCQPQFHHQLSEGSTYTNVSDPGCDTFLMGTPYAVSTMAPPSAAGSSLNSLILSSQSGSPAEGDSGCWLCSPTSLGRDQPFYCNEYCTLSAFQQSSPDTAEHHRSL encoded by the exons ATGTATGGACCATCTGGTGTGATGGACTGGTGCTCTCCACCGAGGATGAAGCTGATGACCGTGTTTCTGATTGTGTCTACCAACATTGTCTGTCTGCATGGAAATCCTGTCACAG atGTAAAGCACAGTCTTCGCTGCGTCAACGACTACCTTTTAACCATCAACTGCTCCCTGAGCATCACCCCGTCAGCGCACACCTCAGGCAACAATAGCTCGTACTGGCTCActttcacagaaacatttgaacT AGAGGAATTTGTGTGTACGCTGACTAACACCAAAGAGGACTACTTCTGTTCTGTCAAAAAGCCCATTCTAGTGCCCGATCACCATTATGCAGAGACCTTTGTGGATTTAGACACCTTTGAAATCTCACTCTGCCACAACCAAAGTATTGGGTCTGAAACCTGTGAGGTGCTGGATGAAGAATACACACCTGTGACAAACA TTAAACCAAACTCACCGTGCTGCCTCACAGTCAGCCACAACTCAAGTCAACACCACTTCACCTGGAAAAGTACCTACGAGGCATATAGTCCTTTCACCGGTCTGGTTGATAACCTGAAGTATCAGCTTGATTACTACAAAAGAGGAGACAAGCATAAT gTGATATCATGTGAAATTAATACCAACAGCATGAGCTTTTCTGTGGATGATGAAAAACTCGTACCAGACAGTGAATATGCTGCCAGAGTGCGGTCCAGTCCTAATCAGGCTTTTTACAAGGGAAACTGGAGCGACTGGTCCTCTGAGTTTCACTGGAAGACTCCAAAACAACCAGCTGAGAAAGCAG GACTGGCCCAAGTGTTCATCCCCTTATGCGTGATGGTGCCGCTTGTCTTACTTCTGTGCTACGTTCCAGTTAAAAA ATGGAGGCAAAGTGCCTTCATACCAACACCGGCACCCTATTTCCACACCCTGTACAATGAATGCCAGGGAGATTTCAAG AGTTGGGTAGTCACACTTGGTAAAACGGCTGACGTGCTGGAGGCAGAGGAAACACTCCAAATCGACACACTGACCAAATGCACAGAAATCCAGAAAGACTGTCAGCCCCAGTTTCACCACCAATTATCAGAGGGCAGTACGTACACCAATGTATCTGACCCAGGCTGCGATACCTTTCTCATGGGCACCCCGTATGCCGTGAGCACCATGGctcctccatcagctgcagGGAGCTCACTGAACAGCCTGATCCTCAGCTCACAGTCAGGGAGCCCTGCTGAGGGAGACTCGGGGTGCTGGCTCTGCAGCCCCACATCCCTGGGGAGGGACCAACCCTTTTACTGTAATGAGTACTGCACCCTGAGCGCCTTCCAGCAGAGCAGTCCAGACACCGCAGAGCACCACAGGAGCCTGTAA
- the ube2ib gene encoding SUMO-conjugating enzyme UBC9-A isoform X2 — protein MSGIALSRLAQERKAWRKDHPFGFVAVPTKNPDGTMNLMNWECAIPGKKGTPWEGGLFKLRMLFKDDYPSSPPKCKFEPPLFHPNVYPSGTVCLSILEEDKDWRPAITIKQILLGIQELLNEPNIQDPAQAEAYTIYCWRIILGEGGCFSTLVISF, from the exons ATGTCAGGCATTGCATTGAGCCGGCTTGCCCAGGAGCGCAAGGCATGGCGGAAGGACCATCCCTTT ggatttGTTGCTGTACCAACAAAAAATCCAGATGGGACCATGAACCTCATGAATTGGGAATGTGCTATTCCTGGCAAGAAAGGg ACTCCGTGGGAAGGAGGCCTGTTCAAACTGCGCATGTTGTTCAAGGATGACTATCCCTCTTCACCTCCaaaat GTAAATTTGAGCCTCCACTTTTTCATCCAAATGTGTATCCATCGGGCACAGTATGCCTATCTATTCTAGAGGAGGACAAGGACTGGAGACCAGCCATCACAATAAAGCAG ATCTTATTAGGTATCCAGGAACTCCTAAACGAACCAAATATCCAGGATCCAGCCCAAGCAGAGGCTTACACAATCTACTG TTGGCGCATAATACTGGGAGAGGGTGGGTGCTTCAGCACCCTggtcatttctttttaa
- the ube2ib gene encoding SUMO-conjugating enzyme UBC9-A isoform X1 — translation MSGIALSRLAQERKAWRKDHPFGFVAVPTKNPDGTMNLMNWECAIPGKKGTPWEGGLFKLRMLFKDDYPSSPPKCKFEPPLFHPNVYPSGTVCLSILEEDKDWRPAITIKQILLGIQELLNEPNIQDPAQAEAYTIYCQNRVEYEKRVRAQAKKFSPS, via the exons ATGTCAGGCATTGCATTGAGCCGGCTTGCCCAGGAGCGCAAGGCATGGCGGAAGGACCATCCCTTT ggatttGTTGCTGTACCAACAAAAAATCCAGATGGGACCATGAACCTCATGAATTGGGAATGTGCTATTCCTGGCAAGAAAGGg ACTCCGTGGGAAGGAGGCCTGTTCAAACTGCGCATGTTGTTCAAGGATGACTATCCCTCTTCACCTCCaaaat GTAAATTTGAGCCTCCACTTTTTCATCCAAATGTGTATCCATCGGGCACAGTATGCCTATCTATTCTAGAGGAGGACAAGGACTGGAGACCAGCCATCACAATAAAGCAG ATCTTATTAGGTATCCAGGAACTCCTAAACGAACCAAATATCCAGGATCCAGCCCAAGCAGAGGCTTACACAATCTACTG CCAAAACAGAGTAGAATATGAAAAAAGAGTTCGAGCACAAGCCAAAAAATTCTCCCCCTCGTAA